The Sparus aurata chromosome 12, fSpaAur1.1, whole genome shotgun sequence sequence GGTGGAGCTGAATAGACAGCAGCATTGACTCAAAACCATAAAAAAGAGACAGATGATGAACGATGGTTGAGTCACATCCATTGTGGACAAGCTGTACTGTCATAGCGGGGTGCAGGACTCGCGTGGCTCGAACATATTACATAGAAATCTGGCAGTCCAGAACAACCCAGTTGCCAATCACATcacctcctctcatcctctttAACCTTATAAGATCTGATTGTCTAAAATTGGAATCTTAGTGGATGTAGGTGTGAAGAGACGGAAGCTCGATAAGAGATGTTCGTGTCAGAAAATCTGATTAATAAAAGAAAGTAAAATTACACACTGTCGATCAAAAAACCTGGACACTGCAGGGGTGACGCACGTAATCCTGCTGCCGATCGCTGCACATGTTATAACTTATTTATGCAACAGGTGTGGGTGACATTTTTTTGGATATGAGCCTGAATATGGGCATGAAAAACATAATTTACAGACGACGCAGAGGGAGATTTAGTCCCGGGAACTCGCTTGTAGGATAATTATCTACTTTTTCAACAGGATATCAAACCTCAAACTGAGCATCTAGCAAACAGCTGAGGAGACCATTACCAGAGTTGAGAAGATTTTTCAATATGTAGCCAATGGTTTAATTTCTCAAGGTTTAATATGTAACAACTTTGtcgaatgagactcaaaaatctgctttcttacaaattggacctttacaAGATTAGTATTCTGCAAATTGTTTAGAGAAGATGTGAATATGACTTcatttacagcttttttttattatgtaatAGTTCTATTATGATGAACGGTACATGAAATCTAAACCAGGCTTCGTGCACCCTGTTGTTGTCACCACTGTCAACTTTAAAATGGCGTAAATACCAGAGCAGTTAAAAGGTCAACAACAGCTCATTCTACGGAAATATTAGAGAAGAATTCATATTgataaaatgatttttaaaaaagacacataacagttttttttgttaggTAACCTAAAGGATAAGCtaatccaaaaatgaaaattaagtgACTGTCTAGTCTCcgtcatgctgatggaaagtcaggtggagtttcgtagtccacaaaacatttctggagcttcgcagcaaaacagagCGGCAACATTCTCGAAGATGTGGACAAAAAatgtggacaaaataaaaacataaaatgtgttcatacagcttgtctggtgTGATTCGAAACCTTCTTTGAGCCGAATTCTTCACTGCAGTTGCTAAGCTAAAACCGTTAGCatgcagcacacctgcagcgGGTGCACAAGCTTGACCAAGCTTTGACGGTCTAAACATCTTTTGAAACCAATTTGGGATCacggggcttctggagactccGATTACGCCTGAtgatggagccatttcatgtcTTAAGCTTCTCCATTGGCCTGTTTTAATCTCCATTTtcggtgaacttatcctttaacgaCTGAAATATTCACACCAATAATGATAGCATTACTTACAATCGAGCTCCACTGTTTGTGTGCGATGCCACATGGGTAACCCTGTCACATGCTGACAAAGTGATGAACTGTTGTTCATCATCATCGTTCCCTTTCAACAGCTTTTTTCAGCTCCCTACGTGTTGGAATCCTTCTCAACGTGGCTGAATACCCTGTGCAGCTCACTTGGCAGGGAACTACTCGGGAATGCACCGTTTCATAAACTCCTACAACTAAACAGCTTCTTTGACTGACTGTTCGGTTTATCTCTGAAGATGTTGGGAGACTCTTGCTGACACAGGAACAGCACCTCCTCTGTGCTGGAGTCAGCAGCACAATGAAACCCGCAGTAGAGACGGCTCAACTCTTCAACTCTCTGCAGCTCAGCTACGTCAGCAGTGCTGCCCCCTGGCCAGCAGGGGTCACTAGCTGgccgggaggggggggggcgggcTAGCTCCACATGACATGTCACAGCATGTGGAGTAATATATATCACTTCCACTGTGTGCATATGCTGTGAAAGTGATTGTTCTCCAAGTCCAGACCTGTGGTGATGCAATCGTGTGAATTGAGGTCAGCTCAGCGCTCTGTGGTGCCTCTGCCGTCCATTGATGTCAGAATACATCAGCCGACAGCAGAAGtcctgctctgtgctgctgtcggatgaaaacttttttttttttttttcctcccagagTCTTTTGTTTCACAGCTTGTCAATTCTTTCGGAGCAAATTCACGATGAATATCACGACTTCATAAAGGTGATTAAATCTTTAATAACAGTGACATCTCAAAGGAATCACAAGACCAATTAGTTAATAAAAGCAAAGTCAGTGTGATTCACAGAGTTTTTAATATCTCCGCGGAGAAACATCAAACGTGTTTGAGAACTAAATAGTCTTTTGGCTGtttcagcagcaacagcagcatgaCTGTGTTGTTTCACAtcagatgaaatgtaaaaagtatTAATAGATTGTTTACACTGTACTCTATCTCAGATCATTGGGACGGCGGCGTTGATCGTGTGCGTCCTGGCCATAATTGATCCACACAACAGTCCGGTCCCTCCAGGCCTGGAGCCCTTCACTGTAGGCCTCGTGGTGTTGGTCATCGGCCTGTCGATGGGCTTCAACTCTGGCTACGCCGTCAACCCAGCCAGGGACCTCGGGCCGCGCGTCTTCACGGCTCTTGCAGGCTGGGGCGGGGAGGTTTTCACGTGAGTCTAAAACCGTATGCCGGCTTAACAATAGACTGTGACATCATCCATGTGGCTCAGGAGATGTTGTTAAGATCGGTTAACAATTGTCAATTTCAAGCTTCATCtaacaaaacacactttttttaaatgccaacaATCTCCTTGGAATATCTCAATTCCCAAAAAGGAGGACGCATAAGAAGTTTGAATTTAAAGTGAAGGCCATGCTTAATATGCAGGTCCTTTGAAGAAGTGTTAGTTTATAGGTAATAAGACTCTTACAAGTCCTCAGAAGATGCTTGCTAACATTATGTTTTAATGAGACTGTAGAAGTGTAATGTGTCTAATGACATCATGCATTACAGTTTTATAAATTCATTCTCTTCCAGAGCAAACACCTACTGGTTCTTTGTGCCCATCTGTGCCCCGTTCTTGGGTGCAGTGGTGGGTTTGCTGATGTACCAGCTGATGATTGGATATCATTTAGAAAGAGACGCCCAGGAgaagcagaagaggaagaaggaggaggaggaggaggaggaggaggagaggctcaAACTCTCCGATATTACAACCAACGAGGATGCATGAGCACTTCTGAGTTTCTTTACGCAGTCACGTCGAAGAAGATGACATCCTCTTTCTTCTGCTCGTCAGGGGAACCCTATTGCTTTTCACGCGCCTCTTTAACTAACGTCACCTTTAAGATAAACATTTAAGCCATCGATCAGTATTCATGGAAACAACGTCTTTTATGACATCTCATAACAGACGGGAACAGCTTCCGAGGAAAATATGGCACTGGTTTCATTTCACTGTACTCCAGCGAGCCCTTTCATTTCAGCTTGAAGCAAAACACCGCTTCCTTCATGCTGCTGTGtctgacaaaacaaatacatcacctcacaaaaaaaaaaaaaaaaaaaaagccaaacaacAGAAAGTTTTGGTTGAAGACGTACTTGAATggtgtcttgtttgtttgtgtctaaCCTGAAAGAAAACCTCCAAATCATCTTCCTCTACTTCACTTTCTGTTATTTCTAAGAACTTTTTGAAACTGCACCTCTGgcacatttgacacattttataaaccaatacaacttttaaatgtgcaaacaaTTGTGTCCTTGGAAAATCTGATTATTCGTGTCACATTGTCACATCTGATTCCTGACGTTTACCTGATCAAAACGATGATCTACAAAGTATTAAAACATGCCCTGCAGTGTGAGCCTGTCCTCGACTAACAATTAGCTTTCGTAATATTCACTCTTTTTCTACATTTGCATAAAAGTGAGCTTTATGGGCCCGCCGCTGTGTCAAACCCACATATAGATTCACCACTCAAAGGAAAGGTACGTGTTGCAGCCAATTACCCTCTTATTGCAAGGTACATTAAGTATAATGGTTAACAGTGGGTTATATAACGCGAGTGAAGAGGAATATGTTCAACAAGTGCATATCCGCAAACCGGGGGAAAAAGATAACGCGCCGGGTGCCATCCTGCAGAGAGATGGATGAGAGCATTGACACCACTGTGACATCGGTCTGTAAAACATGGAGCCAGAAGCCTGTTAGCTGAGCTTTGCATTAAGAGCGGAACTTCCTTATAACAAGTTGTAGTTTCGAGGGATTATGTCATGGAAATAAGTCTTGAAAGAAAGTTTTCTTTCTCGAGGAACAAACACATGAGCTGAAGTGCGAGTAGATAGgcggctagctgtttccccgtCCTTCAAatctctatgctaagctaagctaagctaagctaaccctcTCATAGTACCAGCTTTCTCTTCAACGTACACATATGAGAGTTTCTTTCTCATTTAACTCTGGagtatatttcccaaaatgGCGCACTATTCCTTAGCAGGGGTGGACGATTTTGAAATTAGAATAAACTTTTTAGctttatgtattatttaaaaaaaaaaaaaagatttgtctACAGAAAGGTTTTATCAATAAGTTCTTAAACAAGACCAATCCACAGAAACTTAGGTcatattattttgaaaaaagtctttttttttttcttttctttttttaacgtTTGTTATGTttgcagctgtagctcagtgggtagagctggtggactagtgatcggaaggtcgctagTTTGAATCCAGGCCTCCCCTGGGGTAGCACTGTgctacatgtcaaagtatccttgagcaagatgcagTTGccaccttgtgtggcagcctctgccatcagtaagggtcctgcgatgagctggcgacgcATCCCATAGAGCTAACTGGAATTGGCCCAGTAACCTCCCCtgaaaaagggggataaaacaTCCCCGAGACCCTCATGGAAAAAAACGGGACGCGGACAGTATGTTTGTCGTCAGCTGTTGCTTAGATTTTAGGATTTCCAAGACCAACTAAAACCGTGGCATCATGTGGACTGACTTTTCATGATCCGCATTAGAATCTGTCCCCCAAAAGGTCCAAGAAAACCCTAATCTGACTTCCCGGAAAAAGTCTCCAAGAAGCTCTAGTCTGCTGTCACCGCTCATCACATCCTGCCAGAAGTGCCGTATGTGGGGGCATGTCGTGATCCTCTTAGAGCCACAATGTGTCCAGAGCGGGAACACATTCTGACCTTGGCACCCCCTCATGGCGGCATCAAAAAGGGCATTGTGACACACAACAATGCATGTGGCTACTCTGAAACACAAGGACTGCTCTCGTTCTCAACAGAATGTCTAATTAAACATCTAATTCCAGCACAATTTGCAGAAGGCTATAATCAAAAAGTCTCTGCACGCGGTAGCCTTCAGACGAATTCATCTTTAACGTTTTAAGCAGAAACCTTCACTCAGGGCACGCACAAACATTTATCATAATCTGAATCGGAAATCCACCGCACACTTAACACATTTATTCTCGCAAACGAAAAGGTTGGCAACATAGTTCGAgagaaaaactcaaaataatccACTTTTTGCTTGTGAGCCGAAGCCTTAGAGACTCGACTGCATGCAAATAGTGGCATTTGAATGCCCTCCAAGCCCCCTTTTGGTTCACAGTGCCTCAGGTGGTTATCACTGAAATTCGATCATGGCTTGAAAGGGCACTAAGGGCAAAGAAGGTCAGGGGTATTTGCTCAGAGTAGCACTCCGGCGACTAGCACACAACAAAGCACACAGATTCACACGAAACGGTCCACACACATCAGAAGTTCATATCATTAAACCCGTGTTTTCTCACAAACGTCCATCAGTGCTATCGGAGGAGCAAGCGCATATTTGGCATCAAAATATCAGTAATGACATTTTTGGAGTCTGGGAAAGAATATCAATCCGTCAGATCTTACAAAGGCTTAAACTTCAGAGACGGGCGTTTGACATTTGGAGTCCCTCTTTGGCATGACCTTTGCAGCAGTTCACCAAACATATCTGGTGTCAATCTTAGCGTTTGTCTCTGACATTGTAATTCACCCTCCTGTTTACatgcaggaggagaagcagagaaaagcagcaggaatgtttttgcttttttttttttacagatgtcGCAATGAAACAAAAGCGAGGTTCAACCGTCTtttcagcaggaaaaaaaaaaaagttccattACAAATGTGACAAGGTCTGCTGAGCCGCACAAAAGACGCATAAACCACCGAGTAAAACCCGAGTTCGCTCTTCATTTCCTATGCATTGGAGTCAGCCTTGTGTGGACGCTGAGGCAGAAACACGCGgcagaaatgaaaaatgttatCTATGAACTGGAGAATAAAATCAGCAACATGAACTACAAGAGTAATAGGAGCCCTCGCCGTGGTTGACACAGTTGTTTGCTGCAAAACCAACCTGATGCAACACATACAGGGCCGAGCATTAGGTACAGAAAAACATGGGCGGCAGGTTTTCATATGGAATACTGCATGCCGTATTCCTCATAATCTTTATGTCATGTCACACAGGCATCTCAGGGAAGGCAAAGCGACGCGAAAGCTtgagccacagctccactgtGTGGTGAAGTGATGATAAAGCAACACTGCAACAACAGAAGCAGTACTTTCAGGAagtcacacatgaaaacatctaaaacaaGCAAAAACTGAAAGTGTGCACACAGATCTGAAAACCCTGGAAATCAAAGACGGAGCTCCAGACTGCCAAACTCGAAGCATTCCCATCGTTTAAATTCAAAATAGGAAATCATTtagtacaaaataaaacaaaataaaattgccACACCCTGATTATCAATGTGCTGCAAAGTCAGCTGGCAAAAGACAAAGTGCAGGAGCGGCTtggagaacagagaggaagaggctgAGTgagagcagaaggaggaggaagatgtttcctatcagtgtttcccagattGGGTTCAAGTTTTGCAGCCTAATAATCGCTTAGAATTCGGCCAAATTCATGAATGACAGTCCGCTCGTTtgcataaacaaaaacaaatggcgAATAATGCAGgaataatcatgaaaataaagaaatgaatacAAAGCTAAATTAATACAGAAGTGAATAAATGcaatttaaatagaaaatatgaatttatgtcacattttgtaAATGTTCCGTGCCTTTAAGggcatattcatttatttattcagccaTTTACATATTTCCGTCTATTTGTTTCCGAGTCTGGTAGTTTCAGTCATCCatatgtttattgttttggtggAGAGAAATGAGCTTTGACAAGAGGGAACATGgttttgtgttcagtgtttcattttccAAATGCGGCTTTGAGAAAATCGAGCCGTAGCTccaggaaatgtttttaaacgATCGGGGGAGAAACCTGTTTTCAACTACCACGCAACACAAGACCTACTGATTATTGTTTACTCAGAGCCAGCTACAGAACAGCTATTCGGTCAGTTGACCAAATTCTAGCCTCCTAAATGACTGACATGAGTTATGACAGTGTTAATCGGTACACCTGTCCTAAGCTCTTCACAGCTATTTACCTCAGGGCCAAAGTTTATTGTGGCTTGCACACACGGATAAAGAAGAAGCAGAGTAAATGACAAGGCTCCCTGTCTTCAcacagttattttaatttgactttttatttccttGATGCAACCATCCCTATCATGTTACGCAGGGCGGCGGCTGACATGCtccagacaacaacaacaccacacaTGCACAAGGACGCCGACAGCAGGTGGTTACCCAGATTATCACCTGTTCTGTGGTTTCTGTCTCGTTGTCGATTCAGGCGAAATACGTTTGACACGCCCATTCCAACCTGATGGGTTTTTCCTTGGTAACAACCACAGATCATTCAAGCACTGGTTGAATAATAAAGTTTGGAATTTCTGACTGTTTGACATTGTTTTTTGCACAAGGTTTTGTGTGTGCTCTGGTTTGGACACACAGTTAGACGGTTAGGCTTCCTCAATCGATCTAACAGTGAATCTACAATGAACCGGTCGACGGTCCGAtccttaaaggtccaattttgcacatttaagtgtgtttacagctttaAAGGGATTACTTCTGCATATGAGTAAAAACTAGGAtgaagtcttttgtggctccagaggaagcagaaTGCAATCCGGTAGATACAGAGATGTCACTCAGTTGctgagctgcattgtgggtaatgtaggtgccaggatTTGGAAAGCGGTCTataacaaatgatcaaaatcgatacagcggaaccagagatatcaccgtCTTTAATCAgcacattttgtcttttttttttttcaaaaagctgttgcctacattacccacaatgcaattgaGCTGCTGAgtgaggcagtttatcagattacatttctTGCGTGCAGTCACAAAagtactcctcaagacctgtaaacacactttaatttgtgaaattggtggagttaccctttaaatctGTAGGAAATTACCACTTTGTATCAAAAGAAATGTATGGGGCCAATTAGACTCAGAGTTGTGACACGACAAATAAAAAGATTTACAAGctctagcaaaaaaaaaaaaaacggattgACAGATAGATTAGAATCCCTGAGGGGAAATGCCTAACCTTATATCTTCATTACATCCTGTCGTTCACTCCTCCCACACATCTCACTCTTAATTGCTTGTCATGATCAAAAGCTGTTATCTGATTTCAGCT is a genomic window containing:
- the LOC115592566 gene encoding aquaporin-3-like isoform X2, translating into MFGCGAVAQLVLSRGSHGTFLSVNLAFGFAATLGVLVSGQVSGGHLNPAVTFAVCLLGREPWRKFPLFFFFQTLGAFLGAAVVFGLYFDALQDFSQGELVVVGKNATAGIFATYPSKHLSPVNGFFDQIIGTAALIVCVLAIIDPHNSPVPPGLEPFTVGLVVLVIGLSMGFNSGYAVNPARDLGPRVFTALAGWGGEVFTANTYWFFVPICAPFLGAVVGLLMYQLMIGYHLERDAQEKQKRKKEEEEEEEEERLKLSDITTNEDA